The following are encoded together in the Glycine max cultivar Williams 82 chromosome 8, Glycine_max_v4.0, whole genome shotgun sequence genome:
- the LOC100775722 gene encoding probable receptor-like protein kinase At5g56460-like has product MGNCWCRWESSEYRVSSNVKSEQNQGTKQRHDDSKLPSNPEEVEDLRRDSAANPLIAFTYDELKIITANFRQDRVLGGGGFGRVYKGFISEELREGLPTLAVAVKVHDGDNSHQGHREWLAEVIFLGQLSHPNLVKLIGYCCEDEHRVLIYEYMSRGSVEHNLFSKILLPLPWSIRMKIAFGAAKGLAFLHEAEKPVIYRDFKTSNILLDQEYNSKLSDFGLAKDGPVGDKSHVSTRVMGTYGYAAPEYIMTGHLTPRSDVYSFGVVLLELLTGRKSLDKLRPAREQNLAEWALPLLKEKKKFLNIIDPRLDGDYPIKAVHKAAMLAYHCLNRNPKARPLMRDIVDSLEPLQAHTEVPIGKTLTIISEVPESGLKMKDDAI; this is encoded by the exons ATGGGTAATTGCTGGTGTAGGTGGGAGTCATCAGAGTATAGAGTTTCATCCAATGTAAAGTCAG aacaaaaccagGGAACCAAACAGAGGCATGATGATAGTAAGTTACCATCAAATCCTGAAGAAGTAGAAGACCTACGGCGTGACTCAGCTGCAAATCCTTTGATTGCATTCACTTATGATGAGTTAAAGATTATCACAGCAAATTTTAGGCAAGATCGTGTGTTGGGGGGAGGAGGATTTGGAAGGGTTTACAAAGGATTCATTTCTGAGGAGTTAAGGGAAGGGCTTCCAACACTTGCTGTAGCTGTTAAGGTTCATGATGGTGACAACAGTCATCAAGGGCACAGAGAATGGCTG GCAGAAGTCATATTTTTGGGGCAGCTTTCACATCCAAATCTAGTAAAGTTAATTGGATATTGCTGTGAAGACGAACATAGGGTGCTAATATACGAGTACATGTCCCGGGGAAGTGTGGAACACAACTTGTTCTCAA AAATTTTGCTTCCCTTGCCATGGTCCATAAGAATGAAGATTGCGTTTGGCGCTGCAAAGGGACTTGCATTTCTTCATGAAGCAGAGAAACCTGTCATCTATCGAGATTTCAAgacatcaaatattttattggaCCAG GAGTACAATTCAAAACTTTCCGACTTTGGCCTTGCTAAGGATGGACCAGTTGGAGACAaatcccatgtttctactcgaGTAATGGGAACATATGGTTATGCCGCACCTGAATACATAATGACAG GTCATCTGACTCCTAGAAGTGATGTTTACAGCTTTGGTGTTGTTCTTCTTGAACTTCTCACTGGAAGAAAATCTTTAGACAAGTTAAGACCTGCTAGAGAGCAGAACCTTGCAGAATGGGCTCTTCCTTTgctgaaggaaaagaagaaatttcTAAACATCATAGATCCAAGGTTGGATGGTGATTATCCAATTAAAGCAGTTCACAAGGCTGCAATGCTTGCATATCATTGCTTGAACCGCAACCCGAAAGCAAGGCCTCTAATGCGAGATATTGTGGATTCATTGGAGCCTTTGCAGGCACACACAGAGGTCCCTATTGGAAAAACATTGACCATAATCAGTGAGGTTCCTGAATCTGGTTTGAAAATGAAAGATGATGCAATATGA